One window from the genome of Acinetobacter sp. LoGeW2-3 encodes:
- the oxyR gene encoding LysR family transcriptional regulator OxyR codes for MAALPSLRQLSYLVTLSETLHFTEAARRSFVTQSTLSGGIMELERLLGGVLVERDRQNVRLTPLGEQVVARARVLLADAQDLMRLSREMSEPLTGDLHLGVIPTIAPFILSQLLDEVHKQLPKIQLHLHEAQSEKIVEKLEHGNLDMVVLALPFDTRSLKVAEIVKENLYVVHHKSDQNAANAHSLEDLDLSRLMLLEEGHCLRDHALSACPIGERKNDHRLKASSLPTLIEMVSSNLGFTLLPEIALHTNMIKANPDLQVKQIAAAPSRTLALVTRKSTPLQSEFDVLLPILQKIAQH; via the coding sequence ATGGCTGCATTACCATCCCTAAGACAGCTGTCATATCTCGTAACACTGTCTGAGACGCTGCATTTTACAGAAGCTGCCCGTCGTTCATTTGTGACCCAGTCCACCCTGTCGGGCGGGATCATGGAGTTGGAGCGTTTACTCGGTGGCGTTCTTGTTGAACGTGATCGCCAGAATGTACGCTTGACTCCCCTCGGAGAACAAGTGGTTGCACGCGCCCGTGTTCTACTGGCTGATGCTCAGGACTTAATGCGTTTAAGTCGTGAGATGAGTGAACCTTTGACAGGTGATTTGCACTTAGGTGTGATTCCGACCATTGCGCCGTTCATTTTGTCGCAATTACTCGATGAAGTGCATAAGCAGTTACCGAAAATTCAGCTGCATCTGCACGAAGCACAAAGTGAAAAGATTGTCGAAAAACTTGAGCATGGCAACCTGGATATGGTTGTGCTGGCGCTACCTTTTGACACTCGCAGCCTGAAAGTTGCTGAGATTGTGAAAGAAAATCTGTATGTGGTACACCACAAGTCAGATCAGAATGCAGCGAATGCCCATTCATTAGAAGATTTGGATCTTTCTCGTTTAATGTTACTGGAAGAAGGTCATTGTCTACGTGATCATGCTTTAAGTGCATGCCCGATTGGTGAACGTAAGAATGATCACCGTCTAAAAGCAAGTTCATTGCCGACCTTAATCGAGATGGTGTCTTCGAATCTTGGTTTTACCCTGTTGCCTGAAATTGCACTGCATACCAACATGATTAAAGCCAATCCTGATCTTCAGGTAAAACAGATTGCTGCTGCACCAAGCCGTACTCTGGCACTGGTGACACGCAAAAGTACTCCGCTGCAAAGCGAATTTGATGTACTACTACCAATCCTGCAAAAAATCGCACAGCACTAA
- the ppk1 gene encoding polyphosphate kinase 1 — translation MNTAASSPSVQTEYTYNDRYINRELSILDFHLRVLEQAVDPLHPLLERMNFLLIFSRNLDEFFEIRVAGVMEQLDLGNESRSPDGLTPKQVLDQISKTAHAAIERQYRILNEEILPKLREEDICFLRRGELTPAQSQWVKKYFQEQVAPVLTPISLDPAHPFPRLVNKSLNFIVTLEGKDAFGRQIDLAVVPAPRSLPRVVRLPDELTGGKEHHVMLSAIIHEHVSDLFPGMTATGCYQFRVTRNADLALNEDVEDLAIALKGELNSRRFGRAVRLEVTENCPQHIYEYLLEEFDLEHEQLYKVAGPVNLARLLSNFKRPHLRYDSHTPIVPKVLKKSENIFSAMQKQDILLHHPYESFSPVISLLREAARDPQVLAIKQTLYRSGADSEIVQVLAEAARNGKEVTAVIELRARFDEESNIAVANVLQEAGAVVVYGIVGYKTHAKMILVVRRENNKLVRYVHLGTGNYHAGNARIYTDYGLLTTDKELCEDVHRIFQELTGMGKMAKLKKLLHAPFTLQAQLVNYIDNEIANAKEGKKAQIIVKVNALTELQLINKLYEASQAGVQIDLIIRSICCLRPGLPGLSENIRVRSIVGRFLEHTRVYYFSNNGNSRIYCSSADWMDRNLFNRVEACFPIEDEALKKRIYQQGLLNYLKDNQQAWLLQSDGTWIRAQPAEGEQPHNAQRVLLETIK, via the coding sequence ATGAATACGGCAGCCAGCAGCCCTTCAGTACAGACTGAATATACTTATAATGACCGTTACATTAACCGGGAACTGTCTATTCTGGACTTTCATTTGCGTGTCCTGGAACAGGCTGTCGATCCTTTGCATCCACTACTTGAACGCATGAATTTTCTGCTGATTTTCTCACGTAATCTGGATGAGTTTTTTGAGATTCGTGTTGCGGGTGTCATGGAACAGCTGGATCTGGGCAATGAAAGCCGCAGTCCGGATGGTTTAACGCCGAAACAGGTGCTGGATCAGATTTCCAAAACTGCACATGCCGCGATTGAACGTCAGTACCGAATTTTAAATGAAGAAATTCTGCCTAAACTGCGTGAAGAAGATATCTGTTTTCTGCGCCGTGGTGAACTGACGCCAGCACAGTCGCAATGGGTGAAAAAATATTTCCAGGAACAGGTAGCACCGGTCTTAACGCCGATTAGTCTAGATCCTGCTCATCCATTCCCACGTTTAGTGAATAAATCCCTGAACTTTATTGTGACGCTAGAAGGGAAGGACGCTTTTGGTCGTCAGATCGACCTAGCTGTTGTTCCTGCACCGCGTTCATTGCCACGTGTAGTGCGTTTGCCGGATGAACTAACGGGTGGGAAAGAACATCATGTCATGCTTTCAGCCATTATCCATGAACATGTCTCCGACTTGTTCCCGGGTATGACTGCAACCGGATGCTATCAGTTCCGCGTGACCCGTAATGCTGATTTGGCTTTAAACGAAGATGTCGAAGATCTGGCGATTGCCTTAAAAGGTGAGTTGAACTCACGCCGTTTTGGTCGTGCAGTACGTCTGGAAGTCACTGAAAATTGTCCTCAGCATATTTATGAATACTTGCTGGAAGAGTTCGATCTTGAACATGAGCAGCTGTATAAAGTTGCCGGTCCAGTAAACCTGGCACGTCTGCTGTCGAATTTTAAACGTCCTCATTTGCGTTATGACTCGCATACGCCAATCGTACCCAAGGTCTTAAAGAAATCTGAAAATATCTTCAGCGCGATGCAGAAACAGGACATTCTGCTGCATCATCCCTATGAATCTTTCTCACCAGTGATTTCATTGCTGCGTGAGGCTGCACGTGATCCACAAGTGCTGGCGATCAAACAGACTTTATATCGTAGCGGTGCGGACTCGGAAATTGTCCAGGTACTGGCAGAAGCAGCACGAAATGGTAAGGAAGTCACTGCAGTCATCGAACTGCGTGCGCGTTTTGATGAGGAATCGAATATCGCCGTAGCCAATGTCCTGCAAGAAGCAGGGGCAGTAGTGGTGTATGGCATCGTTGGCTATAAGACCCATGCCAAAATGATTCTGGTCGTACGCCGCGAAAATAACAAGCTAGTGCGCTATGTCCATCTTGGTACCGGGAACTATCACGCTGGCAATGCGCGCATCTATACCGATTATGGCCTGCTAACTACCGATAAAGAGCTATGTGAAGATGTGCACCGGATCTTCCAGGAATTGACTGGTATGGGCAAAATGGCCAAGCTGAAAAAGCTGCTACATGCGCCATTTACCTTGCAAGCCCAGCTGGTAAATTACATCGACAATGAAATTGCCAATGCTAAAGAAGGTAAGAAGGCGCAGATCATTGTCAAAGTGAATGCGCTGACTGAACTGCAGCTGATCAATAAGCTGTATGAAGCATCACAGGCGGGTGTGCAGATTGACCTGATTATTCGTTCGATTTGCTGTCTGCGTCCAGGTTTGCCGGGCTTGTCGGAAAATATCCGGGTACGTTCCATCGTCGGTCGTTTCCTGGAACATACCCGCGTGTATTACTTTAGCAATAATGGCAATTCCCGTATTTATTGCTCGAGTGCCGACTGGATGGACCGTAACCTGTTTAACCGGGTTGAAGCCTGCTTCCCGATTGAAGATGAAGCGCTGAAGAAACGCATCTATCAGCAGGGCTTATTGAATTACCTGAAAGATAATCAGCAAGCCTGGTTGCTACAAAGTGATGGAACTTGGATTCGTGCACAACCTGCAGAAGGTGAACAACCACATAATGCACAGCGTGTGTTACTGGAAACGATTAAATAA
- the mtgA gene encoding monofunctional biosynthetic peptidoglycan transglycosylase, with product MKAFLIRVFLLLFSVVLCIQLWIFASLAWWRFNPVNTTMMMRLDYWTEPSKPIQHQWRPYDEISTNLKKAVVTAEDGKFVHHHGFDWDGIQTALSRNKEQGKVVAGGSTISQQLAKNLFLFNKRSFLRKGQEAVATWMMERMWSKQRILEVYLNSIEFGHHIYGVEAAAKHYFGKTSKSLTREEAIFLAAILTNPKYFEENRNASALKARKRMIQRYMRYAELP from the coding sequence ATGAAAGCTTTTCTGATCCGAGTATTCTTGCTGCTGTTCAGTGTGGTGTTATGCATTCAACTCTGGATCTTTGCCAGTCTGGCTTGGTGGCGTTTCAATCCGGTCAATACCACCATGATGATGCGACTTGATTACTGGACTGAACCCTCTAAACCGATTCAGCATCAATGGCGTCCTTATGACGAGATTAGTACCAATCTGAAAAAAGCAGTGGTGACTGCGGAAGATGGCAAATTTGTACATCACCATGGTTTTGACTGGGATGGGATTCAGACGGCTTTGAGCCGGAATAAAGAGCAGGGTAAAGTAGTTGCAGGTGGTTCTACTATTTCCCAGCAGCTAGCAAAAAATCTGTTCCTGTTTAATAAACGTTCTTTTCTGCGTAAAGGTCAGGAAGCAGTTGCCACTTGGATGATGGAACGCATGTGGTCGAAACAACGGATCCTTGAGGTGTATTTGAACTCAATTGAGTTTGGTCATCATATTTACGGGGTAGAAGCAGCAGCCAAGCATTATTTTGGTAAAACTTCGAAAAGTCTGACTCGGGAAGAAGCTATTTTCTTGGCGGCGATTTTAACCAATCCGAAATATTTTGAGGAAAATCGTAATGCTTCTGCCTTGAAAGCACGTAAGCGCATGATCCAGCGTTATATGCGTTATGCAGAATTACCTTAA
- a CDS encoding rhomboid family intramembrane serine protease has product MSEYAPPSIHRKLDVHAWWFTAVLIAVNVGLFVWQILTGTDASHPSTQDAIRWGADYAPLTYLAEPIRVFSSMFFHFGLIHLMLNMWALYIFGSVSEQLFGRWYFVGLYLCAGLMGSLFSGYMNIQDSYALIEGGVANPGLLPSVSAGASGAVMGLGGALTILSILPILPRQRFILDKKTLLMVMGINLFMGFMIAGINNAAHIGGMIMGAVLAALWYAGQKLQRANFIQLIALIATLAACYGLYQYNLALIEPIEPLWQEILEMMRQQLKL; this is encoded by the coding sequence ATGTCTGAATACGCACCTCCTTCCATTCACCGTAAACTGGACGTCCACGCCTGGTGGTTTACTGCAGTATTGATTGCAGTGAATGTCGGATTATTTGTCTGGCAGATTCTGACCGGCACCGATGCCAGTCATCCGAGTACGCAAGATGCTATCCGCTGGGGTGCTGATTATGCACCTTTGACTTATCTGGCGGAACCCATTCGCGTGTTCAGCAGCATGTTTTTTCATTTTGGCCTGATTCATTTAATGTTGAACATGTGGGCGCTGTATATTTTTGGTAGCGTCTCAGAACAGCTGTTTGGACGCTGGTATTTCGTTGGTCTTTATCTCTGTGCTGGACTGATGGGCAGTCTGTTCAGCGGTTATATGAATATTCAGGATAGTTATGCCTTAATTGAAGGCGGTGTCGCCAATCCGGGGCTTTTACCGAGCGTGAGTGCTGGTGCCTCAGGTGCAGTGATGGGCTTAGGTGGCGCGTTGACGATCTTATCGATTCTGCCAATTCTTCCACGCCAGCGCTTTATCCTTGATAAAAAAACCTTGCTGATGGTGATGGGGATCAACCTGTTTATGGGCTTTATGATTGCCGGCATCAATAATGCTGCACATATAGGCGGGATGATTATGGGCGCTGTGCTGGCAGCACTGTGGTATGCCGGACAAAAATTACAACGTGCTAATTTCATTCAATTGATCGCTCTCATAGCCACCCTCGCTGCCTGTTATGGACTCTATCAATATAACCTTGCTCTTATTGAGCCTATTGAGCCACTCTGGCAGGAAATTCTGGAGATGATGCGTCAGCAGTTAAAGCTGTAA
- a CDS encoding ABC transporter permease → MNLFRPLLTQSFKTTGIYLLIIALTLAISATTALKFSNEQIQNAVALQAAEMLAGDLLLSNNEPIEDTWREKADQLGLQQSEVTVFGSMAHTNDEFVMVNVKAIDSSFPLRGDLRVKPEAKQLKPGEIWLSQRAMDLLKVKVGDQVNIADASFKITAVIDYDSNQELGFSGFSPTVIISQADVARTNAIQVGSRIDYRLLMAGDPDSVQTYQKDFKKIVKPGVDTEAEEQQFEEQNSLRLRNASESNTRLMKPIANLDTFLQLANILTILLCGIAIALTAQRYVQQNQDHIALMRCIGATKQQILAAYLALLGLVLAIAMLIGTIVGISLGYALLQLMLQLIPHLQLQFSAMAMLSGPLPIAMLTSAVVLLGFVLPSLWQLLNTAPIRVIRQEEKSVHSMLWMLVSGTLSLIIFSVVLTENIVLTAWVIGAIILLCAVLYLTVWGLLKVLRNTKSRISAYVRTPYQTALQITALALGLSLITVLAVLRTDLLERWQQQLPEGTPNQFVYGLPPFEMPQLRAELEQNGWNSTPLYPNIRGRLIAKNDQPFAAELVKKSNTLRRELNLTQTDQYPQDNVILTGEAQLKQPGEVSVEATTAEELGIKIGDKLTFSLPEGPLEAKVVNLRSVEWESFSPNFFFIFTPNTMDANAGSYLGSFYVPEQERPKLVQLIQQFSNTVFIDVSLILNEIKRIVNVLVQIVTILALLVSVAGILVLIACLNLLMDERKREVALLRSFGSSKQKLKTMLSVEIGFIGLCAGIVSCLFAEVISAVASYRMELPIQPHWEIWLILPIFMTLLCALIGRYRLSYLSDIPPLQSLRELNQ, encoded by the coding sequence ATGAACCTCTTCCGTCCTTTACTGACTCAAAGTTTTAAGACTACGGGCATTTATCTGCTAATCATTGCTTTGACCCTAGCAATTAGCGCGACCACAGCGCTTAAGTTCAGTAATGAGCAGATTCAGAATGCCGTGGCATTGCAAGCAGCGGAAATGCTGGCTGGAGATCTGCTGCTTAGTAATAATGAGCCAATCGAAGATACCTGGCGTGAAAAGGCTGATCAGCTGGGTTTGCAGCAATCGGAGGTTACTGTATTTGGCAGTATGGCACATACCAATGACGAATTTGTCATGGTCAATGTCAAAGCCATTGATTCATCTTTCCCTTTGAGAGGAGATTTGCGGGTCAAACCCGAAGCGAAACAGCTAAAACCGGGTGAAATCTGGCTCAGTCAGCGTGCCATGGATCTGCTCAAAGTTAAAGTGGGGGATCAGGTCAATATTGCCGATGCCTCATTCAAGATTACTGCCGTGATTGACTATGACTCTAATCAGGAATTAGGCTTCTCGGGTTTCTCACCGACCGTAATTATCTCTCAGGCAGATGTGGCACGAACCAATGCGATTCAGGTCGGTAGCCGGATTGATTATCGTCTGCTCATGGCAGGTGATCCGGACAGTGTTCAAACCTATCAAAAAGACTTTAAGAAGATTGTTAAACCGGGTGTGGATACAGAAGCTGAGGAACAACAGTTTGAGGAGCAGAATAGTCTGCGTCTAAGAAATGCCAGTGAAAGCAATACCCGTTTGATGAAGCCGATTGCTAATCTGGATACCTTTTTGCAGTTGGCAAATATTTTGACCATCTTGCTTTGTGGTATCGCGATTGCCTTAACCGCACAGCGCTATGTACAGCAGAATCAGGATCATATTGCGTTAATGCGTTGTATCGGCGCGACGAAACAGCAAATTCTGGCGGCTTATCTGGCATTACTTGGACTGGTACTGGCAATCGCGATGCTCATAGGCACCATTGTTGGCATCAGTTTAGGTTATGCTTTGCTGCAACTCATGTTACAGCTGATTCCACATCTGCAGCTGCAATTCTCGGCGATGGCAATGCTATCAGGTCCATTGCCGATTGCGATGCTGACCAGTGCTGTGGTATTGCTTGGTTTTGTGCTGCCAAGTTTGTGGCAACTACTCAATACTGCACCAATCCGGGTTATCCGTCAGGAAGAAAAATCCGTACATTCCATGTTGTGGATGCTGGTGAGTGGGACACTGAGCCTGATTATTTTCAGTGTGGTGCTCACCGAGAATATTGTATTAACGGCTTGGGTGATTGGCGCCATTATTCTGCTTTGTGCTGTGCTGTATCTCACCGTATGGGGATTGCTGAAAGTCCTGCGTAATACAAAATCCCGGATTTCCGCTTATGTACGGACACCGTATCAGACTGCGTTACAGATCACCGCTTTGGCACTGGGCCTGAGTCTGATTACTGTATTAGCCGTATTGCGTACCGATCTGCTGGAACGCTGGCAACAGCAGTTACCAGAAGGTACACCGAACCAGTTTGTCTATGGTTTGCCGCCTTTTGAGATGCCGCAGTTGAGGGCCGAGTTAGAGCAAAATGGCTGGAACAGTACGCCGCTATATCCGAATATTCGTGGCCGTCTGATTGCCAAGAATGATCAGCCATTTGCTGCAGAGTTAGTCAAGAAGAGTAATACACTACGCCGTGAACTGAACCTGACCCAGACCGATCAGTATCCACAAGATAATGTGATTTTAACTGGCGAAGCGCAATTGAAACAGCCGGGAGAAGTTTCAGTTGAAGCCACGACTGCGGAAGAACTGGGAATCAAGATTGGAGATAAGCTGACGTTTAGCTTACCTGAGGGACCACTAGAAGCCAAAGTGGTGAATCTGCGTAGTGTGGAGTGGGAAAGCTTTAGTCCGAATTTCTTCTTTATCTTTACTCCGAATACCATGGATGCCAATGCCGGTAGTTATCTGGGCAGTTTCTATGTGCCGGAACAGGAACGACCAAAACTGGTTCAGCTGATCCAGCAGTTTTCTAATACGGTCTTTATCGATGTCAGCCTGATTCTGAACGAGATCAAGCGTATTGTGAATGTACTGGTGCAGATCGTGACGATCTTGGCCTTACTGGTGAGTGTGGCCGGAATACTGGTTCTGATTGCCTGTCTGAATCTGCTCATGGATGAACGCAAGCGGGAGGTGGCTTTACTTCGCTCATTCGGAAGTTCCAAGCAAAAATTGAAAACCATGCTCAGTGTGGAAATTGGTTTTATTGGTCTATGTGCCGGAATTGTATCTTGTCTATTTGCTGAAGTGATTAGCGCCGTCGCCAGTTACCGCATGGAATTGCCGATTCAGCCACATTGGGAAATCTGGCTGATTCTACCGATCTTTATGACGTTGCTTTGTGCCTTGATTGGTCGCTATCGATTGAGTTATCTCAGTGATATTCCACCGTTGCAAAGTCTGCGTGAGTTGAATCAATAA
- a CDS encoding ABC transporter ATP-binding protein → MIQDRQKATIMPQPIISAQQLTQKIQLSQKQLTIFEDLNLEILAGEQVAITGRSGSGKSTLLGILATLDQASSGQLQVCGESITEMNEEQRAKVRLENIGFVFQSFQLLPHLTALENVMLPLRLQPNFNYAAAEQKALNLLQRVGLDRQAQQTPKVLSGGEQQRVAIARALVSEPKIIFADEPTGNLDGETAKEIEQLLFQLNHELGTTLILVTHDQKLAQLCQRHFELSNGQLTEHVNGG, encoded by the coding sequence ATGATTCAAGATCGCCAGAAAGCTACCATCATGCCACAGCCAATAATTTCTGCTCAACAATTGACACAAAAGATACAACTATCACAAAAACAGTTGACGATTTTTGAGGACCTCAATCTGGAGATTCTGGCTGGAGAACAGGTGGCGATTACAGGACGATCCGGCTCTGGAAAATCCACCTTACTGGGCATACTGGCAACCCTGGATCAGGCCAGTTCAGGTCAGTTACAGGTCTGTGGCGAATCCATTACTGAAATGAATGAAGAACAGCGAGCCAAGGTCAGACTGGAAAATATCGGTTTTGTATTTCAGTCTTTTCAGCTGTTGCCACATCTGACTGCATTAGAAAATGTGATGTTGCCCTTGCGTTTACAGCCAAACTTCAATTATGCCGCAGCTGAACAAAAAGCGTTGAATCTGTTGCAAAGAGTAGGGCTGGACCGTCAGGCCCAGCAAACCCCTAAAGTGCTTTCTGGCGGGGAACAGCAACGTGTTGCGATTGCCCGTGCTTTGGTGAGTGAGCCAAAAATTATTTTTGCTGATGAACCGACTGGAAATCTGGATGGGGAGACCGCCAAGGAAATTGAACAGCTGTTATTTCAGTTAAACCATGAATTGGGTACCACTTTAATTCTCGTGACCCATGACCAGAAACTGGCACAACTATGCCAGCGTCATTTTGAGTTAAGCAATGGTCAGTTGACTGAACATGTGAATGGAGGATGA
- a CDS encoding arylesterase, translated as MPVLVSAKTIMILGDSLSAGYGIQPEQGWVNLLQKRLNQQYPKQYKVVNASVSGETTSGALARLPKLLQTHKPHIVVIELGGNDGLRGQPPQMIQKNLANLVQQSQKAKAKVILFGMKMPPNYGQSYTKAFENNYKVVSQQYKVKLLPFFLNGVAGNKNLMQQDLVHPNAKAQSILLNNAYPYIKGAL; from the coding sequence ATGCCGGTGCTGGTTTCAGCAAAGACCATTATGATTCTGGGTGACAGCTTAAGTGCGGGTTATGGTATTCAACCTGAACAGGGTTGGGTCAATCTGTTGCAAAAACGTTTAAACCAACAGTATCCGAAACAGTATAAAGTGGTCAATGCAAGTGTAAGCGGCGAAACCACCAGCGGTGCACTGGCACGTCTGCCTAAACTGCTCCAGACCCATAAGCCACATATTGTCGTTATTGAACTGGGTGGTAATGATGGCCTACGTGGTCAGCCGCCACAGATGATTCAGAAAAATCTGGCAAATCTGGTTCAGCAAAGTCAGAAAGCCAAAGCAAAAGTCATTCTTTTTGGCATGAAAATGCCGCCAAATTATGGTCAAAGTTATACAAAAGCTTTTGAAAATAATTACAAGGTGGTGAGCCAGCAATATAAAGTGAAATTGTTACCATTCTTTTTGAATGGGGTGGCAGGAAATAAAAACTTGATGCAACAGGATCTGGTACATCCAAATGCCAAGGCACAAAGTATCCTGTTAAATAATGCTTATCCATATATTAAAGGCGCCCTCTAA
- a CDS encoding carbonic anhydrase: MLTAQEAIERLKKGNQRFVNGETQHLKLLSHQQRAEMAESQEPFAIVLGCSDSRVPAEMVFDQGLGDLFVIRVAGNIVAPSQVGSVEFAAESFGCPVVIVLGHTHCGAIHSTIEALTNPATPPSANLMSIVNRVRPSVEILMQTELKDDLNKLSKHAVRSNVFASVNQLRHGSAVLENLIAQGKLLVVGAEYSLETGEVTFFDF, encoded by the coding sequence ATGCTCACAGCTCAGGAAGCTATAGAACGTCTTAAAAAGGGTAACCAACGCTTTGTCAACGGTGAAACGCAGCATTTAAAATTATTATCGCATCAGCAACGTGCTGAAATGGCAGAAAGTCAGGAACCATTTGCTATTGTTTTAGGATGTTCAGATTCACGTGTGCCAGCAGAAATGGTATTTGACCAAGGTTTGGGTGATCTGTTTGTCATTCGCGTAGCAGGGAATATTGTCGCGCCGTCTCAGGTTGGTAGTGTTGAGTTTGCTGCAGAAAGCTTTGGTTGTCCTGTAGTCATTGTTTTAGGTCATACACATTGTGGCGCAATTCATTCTACGATTGAAGCACTGACCAATCCGGCAACTCCGCCATCTGCAAATCTGATGTCAATTGTTAACCGTGTACGTCCATCAGTTGAAATTCTGATGCAGACTGAACTGAAGGATGACCTGAACAAACTGTCTAAGCATGCAGTACGTTCGAATGTATTTGCTTCTGTGAACCAGTTACGTCATGGTTCAGCAGTACTGGAAAATCTCATTGCACAAGGCAAATTACTGGTGGTGGGTGCTGAATACTCACTGGAAACTGGTGAAGTCACCTTTTTTGATTTCTAA
- a CDS encoding alpha/beta fold hydrolase — translation MIRKLIKRSKLLCAMTLILAPSFSTLSQAQVSFPTRAQPSNNILSQYLVQERLQAGLKSKTLKVGHISWSYNEGGNVNKPSILLIHGLAGTKDDWNRVARFLTPYYHVIVPDLPNNGDTRTPADFDFSVPNVTSQLRIFLEALDVNENLHVAGHSLGGSIATVYASQYPFDTQSLFLLNSAGIYKNANTRYTRDPYALKNLIVSKPGDLEDVSHKLMQHPPALSDQLKHAQEKLLISRSEQTSKAIDQIVMLSRIYTPETFARLTRTVEAPTLILWGKQDRIINVEVAKELHSLFKRAETPVILNNVGHIPILEAERQVAQYYLPFLAKTQTLKNPLADKLIPLN, via the coding sequence ATGATAAGAAAATTAATAAAGCGCTCAAAATTACTCTGCGCCATGACTCTAATATTAGCCCCAAGCTTCAGCACACTAAGTCAGGCCCAAGTCAGTTTTCCTACGCGTGCTCAGCCAAGTAATAATATTCTTAGCCAGTATCTGGTTCAGGAACGGCTACAGGCGGGTCTGAAAAGCAAAACACTGAAAGTCGGTCATATTTCCTGGAGCTATAACGAGGGCGGGAATGTCAATAAACCGTCTATTTTACTGATTCATGGTCTGGCGGGCACCAAAGACGACTGGAATCGTGTCGCACGGTTTCTTACCCCTTATTATCATGTGATCGTTCCCGATTTACCCAATAATGGTGACACCCGTACACCTGCAGATTTTGATTTCTCAGTACCGAATGTAACCTCTCAACTGCGTATCTTTCTGGAAGCTTTGGATGTCAATGAGAATCTGCATGTTGCTGGACATTCTCTAGGGGGGTCGATTGCCACAGTTTATGCTTCTCAATATCCTTTCGATACGCAAAGCCTGTTCTTACTGAATAGTGCCGGAATCTATAAAAACGCCAATACGCGCTATACTCGTGATCCATATGCTTTAAAGAACCTGATTGTAAGCAAACCGGGAGATCTGGAAGATGTCAGTCATAAACTGATGCAGCATCCGCCTGCTCTCTCAGATCAGTTAAAACATGCCCAGGAAAAACTGCTGATTTCCCGTTCCGAGCAGACCAGCAAAGCTATTGATCAAATTGTCATGCTGAGCCGGATCTACACGCCGGAAACATTTGCTCGTTTGACCCGTACTGTAGAAGCACCAACGTTGATTTTATGGGGTAAGCAGGATCGTATTATTAATGTTGAAGTGGCTAAAGAGCTGCACTCCCTATTTAAACGTGCCGAAACACCAGTGATCCTGAACAATGTCGGTCATATACCGATTCTTGAAGCAGAAAGACAGGTTGCACAGTATTATTTACCTTTTCTTGCAAAGACACAGACCCTAAAAAATCCACTTGCTGATAAACTCATCCCTTTAAATTAA
- the nfuA gene encoding Fe-S biogenesis protein NfuA — protein sequence MSTENSSTAVTEEIPNLLITPTAQEYLKDLLEKQNTPGIGVRVFVENPGTPRAECCMAYSAPDEVVPTDYKQDYPEFPAYIDRPSIPYLLDAVIDYNKDRFGGQLTFRAPNSKVPRVGPDASVEERITYVLQSEINPGLAGHGGNCALVEVKENPEHGLTAVLKFGGGCQGCSAIDITLKQGVETTLKQHIPELAHVVDQTDHSQSEGAYMK from the coding sequence ATGTCGACTGAGAACAGCAGCACTGCAGTTACAGAAGAAATTCCAAATCTATTGATTACACCGACTGCACAAGAGTATTTAAAGGATCTACTGGAAAAGCAAAATACACCAGGTATTGGTGTACGTGTTTTTGTGGAAAATCCGGGTACACCGCGCGCTGAATGTTGCATGGCTTATAGTGCACCAGATGAAGTTGTACCGACAGATTACAAACAGGATTATCCAGAATTCCCTGCGTACATCGATAGACCGTCTATTCCTTATTTGCTGGATGCAGTGATTGATTACAACAAAGACCGTTTTGGTGGTCAGCTAACTTTCCGTGCACCAAACTCTAAAGTGCCACGTGTGGGCCCTGATGCATCTGTAGAAGAGCGTATTACTTACGTACTTCAGTCAGAAATCAACCCAGGCCTAGCAGGTCACGGTGGTAACTGTGCATTGGTAGAAGTGAAAGAAAACCCTGAACATGGTTTAACAGCGGTTCTTAAGTTTGGTGGCGGTTGCCAAGGTTGTTCAGCAATTGATATCACCCTAAAACAAGGTGTGGAAACAACGCTGAAACAGCATATTCCTGAATTGGCACACGTGGTTGACCAAACTGACCACAGCCAGTCAGAAGGCGCCTACATGAAATAA